The following proteins come from a genomic window of Pseudomonas syringae:
- a CDS encoding aldose 1-epimerase family protein, translating to MSSEALRLPLYPQLWDQTSRLLLESANFSVRAWTYPSGVKALSLENSRGKLVILPWQGQMIWSAEFDGVDLTMLNMFTQPRPSASVIGTYGCFMFHSGLLRNGCPGPEDDHALHGEMPCAPMDDAWLQAGEDGHGAYLRLGGTCEYVQGFGDHYRASPSVTLRPASGLFEIGMQVVNLAGKAMDLMYMAHMNYAYVDGARLTQPLGCERTRVRASVPAHVRPTPAWSAYIAELSQDPTRLKVLDSPTLYDPEIVCFFDDVRSDAQGQAHFFLDHPDGAAFYTRYSPRQFEHAARWILHNTDQQVAAFILPATCEPEGYRAELAKGNVRSLAPGASAEFSLTTGYLNAPERRALQP from the coding sequence GACCAGACCAGCCGGTTGCTGCTCGAGTCAGCGAATTTCAGCGTGCGTGCCTGGACCTACCCCAGCGGGGTCAAGGCGCTGTCACTGGAAAACAGCCGCGGCAAGCTGGTGATCCTGCCCTGGCAGGGGCAGATGATCTGGTCGGCCGAATTCGACGGCGTTGATTTGACCATGCTCAATATGTTCACCCAGCCGCGGCCCAGTGCCAGCGTGATCGGCACCTATGGCTGTTTCATGTTTCACAGCGGCCTGCTGCGCAACGGTTGCCCAGGGCCCGAGGATGATCATGCGCTGCACGGCGAAATGCCCTGCGCGCCGATGGACGATGCCTGGCTGCAAGCAGGCGAAGACGGGCACGGCGCTTATCTGCGCCTCGGCGGCACCTGTGAATACGTGCAGGGCTTCGGCGATCATTACCGGGCCAGCCCGAGCGTGACCCTGCGCCCGGCCAGCGGGCTGTTCGAGATCGGCATGCAGGTGGTCAATCTGGCCGGCAAGGCCATGGACCTGATGTACATGGCGCACATGAACTACGCCTACGTCGACGGCGCCCGCCTCACCCAGCCCCTGGGCTGCGAGCGCACACGGGTGCGCGCCAGCGTGCCGGCCCATGTGCGGCCGACGCCGGCCTGGAGCGCCTATATCGCCGAACTCAGCCAGGACCCGACCCGCCTCAAGGTGCTCGACTCGCCCACGCTGTATGACCCGGAGATCGTCTGCTTCTTCGACGACGTACGCAGCGACGCTCAGGGACAGGCGCACTTCTTCCTTGATCACCCCGACGGCGCGGCGTTCTACACCCGCTACAGCCCCCGGCAGTTTGAACATGCCGCGCGCTGGATCCTGCATAACACCGATCAGCAGGTGGCGGCCTTCATCTTGCCAGCCACCTGCGAACCGGAGGGCTACCGCGCCGAACTCGCCAAAGGCAACGTGCGCAGCCTCGCACCCGGCGCCAGCGCCGAGTTCAGCCTGACCACCGGTTACCTGAACGCACCCGAACGCCGGGCGCTGCAACCGTGA
- the deoR gene encoding DNA-binding transcriptional repressor DeoR: MDVKKIDRIKQIQQALQDQKAIHLREMAALLEVSEMTLRRDLSRHPEQLRLLGGYITRAHDDPEPGDYRVSEQDTRHVEEKRRIGKLAATFIRPGDTVFFDCGTTIPFVVDFIPDELEFTAVCNSLNVLLKLQQKPNCSIVLCGGVFHRKNQVFESHAETSILDGVRLTWAFVSAAGVSLDCGVTCFNFHEVEVKQKVMRQARQSLLLADHSKFDAVRTAHFGALSDFHCVVSDKKIPRSYREAIEASGAQLLL; this comes from the coding sequence ATGGACGTCAAGAAAATCGACCGCATCAAACAGATTCAACAGGCCCTGCAAGATCAGAAAGCCATTCATCTGCGGGAGATGGCGGCGCTGCTCGAGGTGTCCGAAATGACCTTGCGTCGCGACCTCAGCCGGCACCCCGAGCAGTTACGACTGCTGGGCGGCTACATCACCCGTGCCCACGATGATCCTGAACCGGGGGATTACCGGGTCAGCGAGCAGGACACCCGCCACGTCGAGGAGAAGCGCCGCATCGGCAAACTGGCCGCCACTTTCATCCGGCCCGGCGACACGGTATTTTTCGACTGTGGCACGACGATCCCCTTCGTGGTCGACTTCATCCCCGACGAGCTGGAGTTCACCGCGGTGTGCAACTCGCTCAACGTGCTGCTCAAGCTGCAGCAGAAACCCAACTGCAGCATCGTCCTGTGCGGCGGCGTATTCCACCGCAAGAACCAGGTCTTCGAGAGCCATGCCGAAACCAGCATTCTCGATGGCGTGCGCCTGACCTGGGCCTTTGTCTCGGCAGCCGGGGTCAGCCTGGACTGCGGTGTCACTTGCTTCAATTTCCACGAGGTGGAGGTCAAGCAGAAAGTCATGCGCCAGGCCCGGCAAAGCCTGCTGTTGGCCGATCACTCCAAGTTCGACGCCGTACGCACTGCGCACTTCGGTGCCCTGAGCGATTTCCATTGCGTGGTCAGCGACAAGAAAATCCCGCGTAGCTACCGCGAAGCCATTGAGGCCAGCGGCGCGCAGCTTCTGCTTTAG
- the deoC gene encoding deoxyribose-phosphate aldolase: MNSLEPAALAQAIDHTLLAADASREQIATLCGEAREHGFYSVCVNSSQVPFAARQLAGSAVKVCAVVGFPLGAGLSASKASEAALTIAAGAQEIDMVLNIGWLKDGLFDEVRDDIAAVLQACGKVPLKVILETCLLDEAQKVRACEICRELDVAFVKTSTGFSRSGATLEDVALMRRVVGPDIGVKASGGVRDVATARAMIEAGATRLGTSSGIAIVTGAGTGAGY; the protein is encoded by the coding sequence ATGAATTCGCTCGAACCCGCTGCACTGGCCCAGGCCATCGATCACACCTTGCTGGCGGCGGATGCCAGCCGGGAGCAGATTGCCACACTTTGCGGCGAAGCCCGAGAACACGGCTTTTACTCAGTGTGCGTGAACTCCAGCCAGGTGCCTTTTGCCGCTCGACAACTGGCCGGGTCTGCCGTGAAGGTCTGTGCGGTGGTGGGCTTTCCGCTGGGCGCCGGGCTGAGTGCCAGCAAGGCGTCGGAAGCAGCCCTGACGATCGCCGCCGGAGCTCAGGAAATCGATATGGTGCTGAACATCGGCTGGCTCAAGGACGGCCTGTTCGATGAGGTCCGCGACGACATCGCCGCGGTGCTGCAGGCCTGTGGCAAGGTGCCGCTCAAGGTGATCCTGGAAACCTGCCTGCTCGATGAGGCGCAGAAGGTGCGCGCCTGCGAGATCTGCCGCGAGCTGGACGTGGCATTCGTCAAGACCTCCACCGGCTTCAGCCGCAGCGGCGCGACGCTCGAAGATGTGGCGCTGATGCGCCGGGTGGTAGGCCCTGACATCGGCGTCAAGGCGTCTGGCGGGGTGCGTGACGTAGCCACGGCCAGAGCGATGATCGAAGCCGGCGCAACACGCCTGGGCACCAGTTCCGGGATCGCGATCGTGACAGGCGCGGGTACGGGGGCGGGCTATTGA